One window from the genome of Echinicola vietnamensis DSM 17526 encodes:
- a CDS encoding PIG-L family deacetylase, whose translation MLSNYPLSEVEECFLKESGVKEITTKIPYLTVDNFPKLGLLTACRFLEWAAHNPNGVISLPTGKTPEFFIKWTQFLLENWDSKKGKQIREDYGMSDLKKPVLKDLHFVQIDEFYPISSSQHNSFYHYVNKFYIDGFGLDPKKALLINSDDIPLAEGKHFSEIFPDLKVDLSLRFREAANKQEKLQQESIFLIDKWCGEYEQKIREKGGIGFFLGGIGPDGHIAFNTRGSDIFSTTRLTETNFETQAVAAGDLGGIEVSANRLVITIGLDTIVYNPEAVGIIIAAGEAKAQIVKDSLETDLTNIHPATVLQKLKNGRFYLTKGGASKLTDSINTYYKTGEWTQAKTEKSILELCKKLGKYASRLKLEDLKNDPYTSLIPDLSENTVASVIQSTIDKLNRGIEKEENEVLLHTGPHHDDISLGILPHITNQLSEKTNEAHFSVLTSGFTAVTNTFVIDTLLHTKKLLDEDQIQMVNYEDFFQTGYKLKMDKDVYHYLTNVASEDPEQQKRGLCHRVVRAVVEVFGVKNNQKLRETINDVISILKNSYDGEKNPPKIQKLKGMIREFEEELVWAHFGVKVRNVHHLRLGFYTGDIFTEQPDKKRDVEPIVEMFREINPTKISLTLDPEGSGPDTHYKVLQATAEAVRQWSKEKDLSDLRIIGYRNVWFKFEAAESNVIVPVSLGDLSVMEDSFANCYLSQVNASFPSYAHNGKFSTIAKRTWVNQLNDVQLLLGKDYFYQHDMAKVRASHGLIFFKDMNVEEFIAHARELEKSIEGMI comes from the coding sequence AGAATGTTTCTTAAAAGAGTCAGGGGTGAAAGAGATCACCACCAAGATCCCTTACCTGACTGTAGACAATTTCCCAAAGCTTGGGTTATTGACGGCATGTAGGTTCCTGGAGTGGGCTGCCCACAACCCTAACGGGGTGATCAGCTTACCAACCGGTAAAACTCCTGAGTTTTTCATCAAATGGACCCAATTTCTGCTTGAGAATTGGGATAGCAAAAAAGGCAAGCAAATCCGTGAAGACTACGGAATGAGCGATCTCAAAAAGCCGGTGCTTAAAGACCTGCATTTTGTACAGATCGACGAATTTTACCCTATCTCTTCCTCCCAGCACAACAGTTTTTACCATTATGTAAACAAGTTTTACATTGATGGCTTTGGACTTGATCCTAAAAAAGCGTTGCTGATCAATTCCGATGATATTCCATTGGCAGAAGGAAAACACTTTTCCGAAATTTTCCCGGATCTTAAAGTAGACCTTTCCCTGAGGTTTAGGGAAGCTGCCAACAAGCAAGAAAAACTGCAGCAGGAATCCATCTTTCTGATCGACAAATGGTGCGGAGAGTATGAACAAAAAATCAGGGAAAAAGGAGGCATCGGCTTCTTCTTGGGCGGCATCGGTCCTGATGGCCACATTGCCTTCAACACCCGAGGATCCGACATCTTCTCCACGACCAGGCTGACAGAAACCAACTTTGAAACACAAGCGGTAGCAGCTGGTGACCTGGGCGGGATAGAAGTCTCGGCAAACCGCCTGGTCATTACCATTGGGTTGGACACCATCGTCTACAATCCAGAAGCCGTGGGCATCATCATCGCTGCTGGCGAGGCCAAGGCACAAATCGTCAAAGATTCACTGGAGACAGACCTGACCAACATCCACCCGGCTACGGTACTCCAAAAACTGAAAAATGGTCGCTTTTACCTGACCAAAGGGGGCGCTTCCAAGCTCACCGATAGCATCAACACCTACTACAAAACAGGCGAATGGACACAGGCCAAAACCGAAAAGTCCATCCTTGAGCTGTGTAAAAAGCTGGGCAAATATGCCAGTAGGCTTAAACTAGAGGACCTGAAAAACGATCCTTATACTTCCCTTATTCCTGATCTTTCAGAAAACACGGTGGCATCGGTGATCCAAAGCACCATCGATAAGCTGAATCGAGGAATCGAAAAAGAGGAAAATGAAGTACTGCTGCACACAGGACCACACCATGATGACATTTCTTTGGGGATCCTGCCGCACATCACCAACCAGCTGAGCGAAAAAACCAATGAAGCGCATTTCTCCGTATTGACTTCAGGGTTTACGGCGGTGACGAACACCTTTGTGATCGACACCTTGCTGCATACCAAGAAATTGCTGGATGAAGACCAAATCCAGATGGTCAACTATGAGGATTTCTTCCAGACCGGTTATAAGCTGAAAATGGACAAAGATGTGTACCATTACCTCACCAATGTGGCTTCAGAAGATCCTGAGCAACAAAAAAGAGGGCTTTGTCACCGTGTGGTAAGGGCAGTAGTGGAAGTATTTGGCGTGAAAAACAACCAAAAGCTTCGTGAGACCATTAACGATGTGATCAGCATTCTCAAAAACTCTTACGATGGAGAGAAAAACCCACCAAAAATCCAGAAGCTGAAAGGCATGATCCGGGAGTTCGAAGAGGAATTGGTATGGGCACACTTTGGGGTAAAAGTAAGAAATGTACACCACCTGAGACTAGGCTTCTATACCGGTGATATCTTCACCGAGCAACCGGACAAAAAGCGGGATGTGGAACCTATCGTGGAGATGTTCCGCGAAATCAATCCTACCAAAATCAGCTTGACCTTGGATCCGGAAGGCAGTGGTCCTGACACCCACTACAAAGTGCTTCAAGCAACTGCCGAAGCCGTAAGACAGTGGAGCAAAGAAAAAGACCTCAGCGACCTGCGCATCATCGGGTACAGAAACGTATGGTTTAAGTTTGAAGCAGCGGAGTCCAATGTCATCGTACCGGTTTCGTTAGGTGACCTCTCCGTGATGGAAGACTCTTTTGCCAACTGCTACCTCAGCCAGGTAAATGCCTCGTTCCCTAGCTATGCCCACAACGGTAAATTCAGCACCATCGCCAAACGCACTTGGGTAAACCAGCTGAACGACGTGCAGTTATTGCTAGGAAAAGACTATTTCTACCAGCACGATATGGCTAAGGTAAGGGCTAGCCATGGCTTGATTTTCTTCAAGGACATGAATGTCGAAGAATTCATCGCCCACGCCAGAGAATTGGAAAAATCAATCGAAGGGATGATCTAA